In one window of Solanum pennellii chromosome 2, SPENNV200 DNA:
- the LOC107010352 gene encoding uncharacterized protein LOC107010352, which produces MAELLRERMDGNDRVVRRRKSLTQRLGFTGSIACCGTTLCLRPASLSVMDDDEPPPDAAELGRETPPEIESVNILCLADHITTGSGMNLAAALLAERNFRSAQDSDGPGPNTSPLRSNEDGPYRVSLMRLLEETNGWDEKEELGVGNDRVCCVCMGRKKGAAFIPCGHTYCRVCSRELWLNRGCCPLCNRSILEILDIY; this is translated from the coding sequence ATGGCGGAATTGCTTAGAGAGAGAATGGACGGTAATGATCGGGTCGTGAGACGACGAAAGAGTTTAACTCAACGGTTAGGATTCACCGGATCCATTGCATGTTGTGGGACAACTTTGTGTCTCAGACCAGCTTCGTTAAGTGTGATGGACGACGACGAGCCACCTCCGGATGCGGCGGAATTAGGCCGTGAAACACCGCCGGAGATAGAGTCAGTTAATATTTTATGCTTGGCTGATCATATTACTACGGGTTCCGGGATGAACTTAGCGGCGGCGTTGCTGGCGGAGCGTAATTTTAGATCGGCCCAAGATTCTGATGGACCAGGCCCAAATACAAGCCCGTTAAGATCCAACGAAGATGGGCCGTACAGGGTGTCGTTGATGAGATTGTTGGAGGAAACGAACGGGTGGGATGAGAAGGAAGAATTAGGGGTGGGTAATGATAGGGTGTGCTGCGTGTGCATGGGAAGGAAAAAAGGAGCAGCATTCATACCATGTGGACACACATATTGTAGGGTGTGTTCAAGAGAGCTTTGGTTAAACCGAGGTTGTTGTCCCCTCTGCAATAGATCCATTCTTGAGATCCTCGACATTTACTAA
- the LOC107011760 gene encoding 1-aminocyclopropane-1-carboxylate oxidase-like encodes MESNFPVVDMGLLQTEKRPEAMDKIKDACENWGFFELVNHGISHELLDTVENLTKGHYKKCMEQRFKEMVASKGLEAVQTEIDDLDWESTFFLKHLPVSNVYEVPDLDDEYRKVMKDFALNLEKLAENLLDLLCENLGLEKGYLKKSFYGSKGPTFGTKVSNYPPCPKPDLIKGLRAHTDAGGIILLFQDDKVSGLQLLKDGNWIDVPPMKHSIVINLGDQLEVITNGRYKSIEHRVIAQQDGTRMSIASFYNPGSDAVIFPAPELIEKTEEENKLKYPKFVFEDYMKLYAGLKFQAKEPRFEAMKAVETTVNLGPIETV; translated from the exons atggAGAGTAATTTCCCAGTTGTGGATATGGGGTTGCTTCAAACTGAGAAAAGGCCTGAAGCAATGGACAAAATCAAAGATGCATGTGAAAACTGGGGTTTCTTTGag CTTGTGAATCATGGGATTTCTCATGAATTGCTGGACACAGTGGAGAATTTAACTAAGGGACATTACAAGAAGTGCATGGAACAAAGGTTTAAAGAAATGGTGGCAAGTAAAGGACTTGAAGCTGTCCAAACTGAAATTGATGATCTTGATTGGGAGAGCACTTTCTTCTTGAAACATCTTCCTGTTTCCAATGTGTATGAAGTTCCTGACCTGGATGATGAATACAG GAAAGTTATGAAAGATTTTGCACTGAATCTAGAGAAACTAGCTGAAAATCTTTTGGATTTGCTATGTGAGAATCTTGGACTAGAGAAAGgttatttgaaaaaatcattttatggCTCAAAGGGTCCAACTTTTGGTACCAAAGTTAGCAACTATCCTCCTTGTCCCAAGCCAGACTTGATCAAAGGCCTTCGCGCTCACACTGATGCTGGTGGCATCATCCTTCTATTCCAAGATGACAAAGTCAGTGGTCTCCAATTGCTAAAAGATGGCAATTGGATTGATGTACCTCCTATGAAACACTCTATTGTCATCAACCTCGGCGATCAGCTAGAG GTGATTACTAATGGAAGATACAAGAGTATTGAGCACAGAGTGATTGCTCAACAAGATGGCACTAGGATGTCAATAGCTTCCTTTTATAATCCAGGAAGTGATGCTGTCATATTTCCAGCACCAGAGTTGATTGAGAAGACAGAAGAGGAGAACAAATTGAAGTATCCAAAATTTGTGTTTGAAGATTATATGAAGTTGTATGCAGGTCTCAAATTCCAGGCTAAGGAGCCTAGGTTTGAAGCAATGAAGGCTGTGGAGACTACTGTCAACTTAGGTCCAATAGAAACTGTTTGA
- the LOC107011297 gene encoding protein CLMP1-like: MGKSGGRKKKAGISQNQNQNQGAVGNSHSPVVNGSVDLDSSIFSKRAHELKEEGNKRFQAKDYVGALEQYENALKLTPKTHPDRAVFHSNRAACLMQMKPIDYDSVVSECTMALQVQPSYVRALLRRARAFEAVGKYEMAMQDVQILLGADPNHRDALEIAGRLRMALGPRPEAQQDLQSRPSPAALGASAVGAAPIAGLGPCLPARPMSKKPAPLGGASATSVNNKPEKPYQVTPAENGPHAKVQLPKVVLKPANGPSRPHADRNKDGQREKASLSASSAVHGHSKDVAIRWRPLKLVYDHDIRLAQMPVTCSFRVLRDIVSKRFPMSKSVLVKYKDSDGDLVTITCTAELRSAESWVDGLLPKDPDADKTGAIGMLRLHVVEVSPEQEPALLEEEEEKPVESEGSKGDDSGSHSSTSDLVVETVDNESNKAEKVTITEKAATTENPDCKEVEMDDWLFEFAQLFRTHVGIDPDAHIDLHELGMELCSEALEETVTSEEAQVLFDKAALKFQEVAALAFFNWGNVHMCSARKRIPIDDSASKEMMATQLQAAYDWVKEKYSLAKEKYEEALLIKPDFYEGLLALGQQQFEMAKLYWSFILAKKEDLSNWDPTETLALFESAELKMKAATEMWEKIEEQRANELKDPSTSKKDELLRRRKKQASGPESEASAVAGPAEISADEAAEQAAVMRSQIHLFWGNMLFERSQVECKLALDGWKKNLDTAVERFKLAGASESDISTVLKNHCSNEEAAEGSKQMVESLNTDDAANHKNDASQA; encoded by the coding sequence ATGGGGAAATCAGGTGGTAGGAAAAAGAAGGCGGGTATtagtcaaaatcaaaaccaaaaccaaGGGGCTGTTGGGAACAGCCATTCACCTGTTGTTAATGGTAGTGTTGATTTGGACTcatcaattttctcaaaaagagcCCATGAGCTGAAAGAAGAGGGGAACAAAAGGTTTCAGGCTAAGGATTATGTGGGTGCTCTGGAGCAATATGAGAATGCTCTCAAACTTACACCAAAGACGCACCCTGATAGAGCTGTTTTTCATAGCAATAGGGCAGCCTGTTTGATGCAAATGAAGCCCATAGACTATGATTCTGTTGTTTCTGAATGCACTATGGCACTTCAGGTTCAGCCCTCTTATGTCCGGGCCCTTCTACGAAGGGCTCGTGCATTTGAGGCTGTGGGGAAATATGAAATGGCGATGCAAGATGTCCAGATACTATTGGGTGCTGATCCGAATCACCGAGATGCTTTGGAGATTGCTGGACGATTGAGGATGGCACTTGGTCCTCGTCCAGAGGCCCAGCAGGACCTCCAAAGCCGCCCATCTCCAGCTGCACTTGGTGCTTCTGCAGTGGGTGCAGCTCCTATTGCTGGCTTAGGACCATGCTTACCTGCTCGGCCAATGTCTAAGAAGCCAGCACCCTTAGGTGGGGCTTCAGCTACATCAGTTAATAATAAGCCTGAGAAGCCATATCAAGTTACGCCAGCTGAAAATGGTCCTCATGCCAAAGTTCAGTTACCAAAGGTTGTTTTGAAGCCTGCAAATGGTCCTTCCAGACCACATGCTGATCGCAATAAGGATGGCCAAAGAGAGAAGGCATCTTTATCAGCATCTAGTGCTGTTCATGGACATTCTAAAGATGTTGCCATTCGTTGGAGGCCATTGAAGCTTGTTTATGATCATGATATAAGGCTTGCACAGATGCCCGTGACTTGCAGTTTTAGAGTGTTGAGGGATATTGTTAGCAAACGGTTCCCTATGTCAAAATCTGTTCTTGTTAAATATAAGGACAGTGATGGAGATTTAGTAACTATAACCTGTACGGCTGAACTTAGATCGGCAGAGTCTTGGGTTGATGGTTTACTACCAAAAGACCCTGATGCAGATAAAACCGGTGCCATTGGGATGTTAAGATTGCACGTCGTTGAGGTGAGTCCTGAACAAGAGCCAGCCTTGttggaagaggaagaggagaaGCCTGTCGAGAGTGAAGGGAGTAAAGGGGATGATAGTGGATCCCATTCTTCAACAAGTGACTTGGTGGTTGAAACTGTAGATAATGAGAGTAATAAGGCAGAGAAGGTAACTATCACAGAAAAAGCGGCTACAACCGAAAATCCTGACTGCAAAGAGGTTGAAATGGATGACTGGCTTTTCGAATTTGCTCAATTATTCAGGACCCATGTAGGCATCGATCCTGATGCTCACATTGATTTGCATGAGCTTGGGATGGAGCTTTGCTCTGAAGCCCTTGAGGAAACTGTCACAAGTGAAGAGGCTCAAGTTCTTTTCGACAAGGCTGCCTTAAAATTTCAGGAGGTTGCAGCTCTTGCTTTCTTCAACTGGGGAAATGTTCACATGTGCTCAGCAAGGAAAAGAATTCCAATTGATGATTCTGCttcaaaggagatgatggctaCACAACTCCAAGCAGCATATGACTgggtgaaagaaaaatattctcTGGCCAAAGAAAAATATGAGGAGGCACTCTTAATCAAACCAGACTTTTACGAGGGGTTGCTGGCGTTGGGGCAGCAGCAATTTGAAATGGCAAAACTTTACTGGTCCTTTATCTTGGCTAAGAAAGAGGACCTATCAAATTGGGATCCTACTGAGACTCTTGCACTCTTTGaaagtgcagaattaaaaatgAAAGCTGCAACAGAAATGTGGGAGAAGATTGAAGAGCAGAGAGCTAATGAACTAAAGGATCCTAGCACCAGCAAGAAGGATGAACTATTAAGGAGAAGGAAGAAGCAAGCAAGTGGTCCTGAAAGTGAGGCGTCAGCTGTTGCTGGTCCAGCTGAAATTTCAGCTGACGAGGCTGCAGAGCAAGCTGCTGTTATGAGATCACAGATCCATTTATTTTGGGGTAACATGCTCTTTGAGCGCTCTCAAGTTGAATGTAAGTTGGCTTTGGATGGTTGGAAGAAAAACCTTGATACAGCAGTTGAGCGTTTCAAGCTTGCTGGAGCTTCTGAGAGTGACATCTCAACAGTTTTGAAGAACCATTGTTCCAATGAGGAAGCTGCAGAGGGATCTAAACAAATGGTCGAGAGCTTGAACACTGATGATGCTGCAAATCATAAGAATGATGCTAGTCAAGCTTAG